From Sporosarcina sp. Marseille-Q4943, the proteins below share one genomic window:
- the aspA gene encoding aspartate ammonia-lyase produces the protein MNLLSGRIEKDFLGEKEVPNDAYYGIQTIRATENFPITKERMHPELIRAIGIVKKAAAISNVLVNDLPEDVGLFIVEAADEVVEGILTDQFIVDPIQGGAGTSFNMNANEVIANRALEMMGREKGDYGYISPNNHVNMSQSTNDAFPTAIKIATHQMVNQLLETMERFVDELKAKELEFDGIIKMGRTHLQDAVPIRLGQEFSAYRSVIERDIERIGRTRKHLSEINMGATAIGTGLNANARYIETAVEQLRAISGLPLKSACNLIDSTQNTDVYTELSSALKICMINLSKMANDLRLMASGPKAGLNEINLPARQPGSSIMPGKVNPVMAEVMNQIAFQVIGNDHTISLASEAGQFELNVMEPVLVYNLLQSLTVMNNGIEVFRKYCISGITANVAQMEEYVEKSIGTITALTPFIGYEMSSKIARESFETGVPLKELCLRYDVLTHEELNRLLDPHQMTEMKKEGITPY, from the coding sequence ATGAATTTATTATCCGGAAGAATCGAGAAGGATTTCTTAGGGGAAAAAGAAGTTCCCAATGATGCATATTACGGGATTCAAACGATACGGGCGACTGAAAACTTTCCAATTACGAAGGAGCGCATGCATCCCGAGTTAATTCGTGCAATAGGGATTGTGAAGAAAGCGGCAGCGATTTCGAATGTGCTTGTCAATGACTTGCCTGAGGATGTAGGACTCTTCATCGTGGAAGCGGCGGATGAGGTGGTCGAGGGGATATTGACGGATCAGTTCATCGTCGACCCGATTCAAGGGGGTGCAGGCACTTCATTCAACATGAATGCAAATGAAGTCATTGCTAACCGTGCACTTGAAATGATGGGGCGTGAAAAAGGCGATTATGGATACATAAGTCCGAACAACCATGTCAATATGTCGCAGTCGACAAATGATGCATTCCCGACGGCGATTAAAATTGCGACCCATCAAATGGTCAATCAGCTGCTGGAAACGATGGAGCGGTTTGTGGACGAGCTGAAGGCGAAGGAACTGGAATTTGACGGCATCATCAAAATGGGGAGGACGCACTTGCAAGATGCCGTTCCCATCCGATTAGGCCAGGAATTTAGCGCGTATCGGAGTGTCATCGAACGCGATATCGAACGGATCGGTAGGACGAGAAAGCATCTTTCCGAAATCAATATGGGCGCCACTGCAATCGGCACAGGGCTCAATGCAAATGCGCGATACATTGAAACCGCGGTGGAACAATTGCGTGCAATAAGTGGCTTGCCATTGAAATCTGCTTGCAATCTGATCGACTCGACACAGAATACGGATGTGTACACAGAGCTGTCTTCCGCTTTGAAAATTTGCATGATCAATCTATCGAAAATGGCGAACGATCTGCGGTTGATGGCTTCAGGTCCGAAAGCCGGCCTGAATGAAATCAATCTACCGGCAAGGCAGCCAGGTTCCTCCATCATGCCAGGAAAAGTGAATCCGGTCATGGCGGAAGTGATGAACCAGATCGCCTTCCAAGTAATCGGAAACGACCATACAATCAGCCTCGCTTCGGAAGCCGGACAATTTGAATTGAATGTCATGGAGCCAGTGCTTGTCTATAATTTATTGCAATCATTGACGGTTATGAACAACGGCATCGAAGTGTTCCGCAAGTACTGCATTAGCGGCATCACCGCGAACGTAGCGCAAATGGAGGAGTATGTAGAAAAAAGCATCGGCACGATCACGGCGCTAACGCCATTCATCGGCTATGAGATGTCATCGAAAATCGCACGTGAATCGTTTGAAACAGGCGTCCCGCTGAAAGAACTCTGCCTGCGTTACGACGTGCTCACCCATGAAGAACTAAACCGCTTGCTCGACCCTCATCAAATGACAGAGATGAAAAAGGAAGGCATAACACCCTATTAA
- a CDS encoding transporter substrate-binding domain-containing protein, with the protein MKRTILLTITAILTLGIISGCMKAEGDTKANKSSSSVLERIEKDKVMRVSFEGTYPPFNFLDDENKFQGFDVDISNEIGKRLGVEVEFIATKWDGLIGGLKANKFDIVIGQMTVTEERKKSVDFTDPYVITGSVLVTRNDTDDIKVLEDISGKKVGVGGGTTFEEVARSVDGADVKLYKSVSDYLQDLTNKRLDVIINDQLLISYNIQEADLPIKIASGILNKDEIGMAVNKGNEDFVIKVNEALASMKEDGTYKKIYKKWFGTDPLEN; encoded by the coding sequence ATGAAGAGAACAATTTTACTAACAATCACTGCCATTTTGACCCTAGGCATTATTAGTGGATGCATGAAAGCGGAAGGGGATACGAAAGCAAACAAAAGCTCAAGCAGTGTCCTTGAGAGAATTGAAAAAGACAAAGTGATGAGAGTCTCTTTCGAAGGGACTTATCCGCCATTCAACTTTTTAGACGATGAAAATAAATTTCAAGGGTTTGACGTAGATATTTCAAATGAAATTGGAAAACGGCTTGGTGTTGAAGTTGAGTTCATTGCTACCAAGTGGGACGGACTCATAGGTGGGCTAAAAGCCAATAAATTCGATATCGTCATCGGCCAAATGACTGTAACCGAGGAGAGGAAAAAGAGTGTAGATTTTACAGATCCGTATGTTATTACTGGTTCTGTCCTGGTTACTCGCAATGACACCGATGATATTAAAGTATTAGAAGATATCTCAGGAAAAAAAGTTGGCGTTGGCGGGGGAACAACATTTGAAGAAGTTGCAAGAAGTGTGGATGGGGCTGATGTAAAACTCTACAAATCTGTAAGCGATTATCTTCAAGATTTAACAAATAAACGGCTCGATGTCATTATCAACGATCAATTATTGATCAGCTACAATATCCAAGAAGCGGACCTACCAATTAAAATTGCAAGCGGAATTTTAAACAAAGATGAAATTGGCATGGCAGTTAACAAAGGGAATGAAGACTTTGTTATTAAAGTGAATGAAGCTCTCGCATCAATGAAAGAAGATGGTACGTATAAAAAAATATATAAAAAATGGTTTGGTACAGACCCACTAGAAAACTGA
- a CDS encoding saccharopine dehydrogenase family protein, whose protein sequence is MHVVVLGAGMIGTTVVREVSHFAEITKVSVVDVRQEGIDKCLETAKSTKVHGQTASLATEEDIAAVLSNADLAIACLPHSLSLTAIKAAITSRCHLVDLVGSNFTEKNALSQQAMKAGIIIVPGCGVAPGITNFLAAQGIELLDEAEEAVMICGGIPRHPIPPLWYQVVFRLESVLGLYTKPALAIKNGEIVKLPPLTGLEKISFPEPVGECEMVNTDAHSTAFTLKDKVKNLYEKTVRYPGHWEKMKVLAELGFLDSEPIMFDGHPIVPRTFTESVLSPKLIGPSNEDITVVRVEVKGIKKGVPTKHSWELVDFYDHGRGITSMAKTTALPATVAAKWILQGKINETGIMPLENLIINERFQPFVDELNELGIQIKYNAVVESLA, encoded by the coding sequence GTGCATGTCGTCGTGCTAGGTGCAGGGATGATTGGAACGACTGTTGTCCGGGAAGTTAGCCATTTTGCAGAGATTACGAAGGTTTCCGTTGTCGACGTCAGACAAGAAGGGATAGATAAATGTCTTGAAACAGCAAAAAGTACAAAGGTTCATGGCCAAACGGCTTCCCTCGCAACTGAAGAGGATATAGCAGCTGTTTTATCAAATGCGGATTTAGCAATTGCCTGTCTTCCCCACTCCTTAAGTTTAACGGCAATCAAAGCTGCAATCACTTCCCGTTGCCATCTTGTCGACTTGGTCGGGTCGAATTTTACTGAAAAAAATGCGCTTAGCCAACAAGCTATGAAGGCTGGAATCATTATTGTACCCGGTTGTGGAGTAGCTCCTGGTATAACGAACTTCTTGGCCGCCCAAGGAATTGAACTGCTTGATGAAGCTGAAGAAGCAGTCATGATCTGTGGAGGAATTCCACGACATCCAATTCCCCCTCTTTGGTACCAAGTCGTCTTCCGTTTGGAAAGTGTATTAGGCCTTTATACGAAACCAGCCCTTGCTATTAAAAACGGGGAGATTGTAAAGTTGCCACCGCTCACCGGACTCGAAAAAATAAGCTTCCCTGAACCGGTGGGCGAATGTGAAATGGTGAATACAGATGCACATAGCACTGCGTTCACACTTAAAGACAAAGTCAAAAACTTATACGAGAAGACTGTCCGCTATCCAGGCCATTGGGAAAAAATGAAGGTGCTTGCAGAGCTAGGATTTTTGGATAGTGAACCCATTATGTTTGATGGGCACCCTATTGTTCCGAGAACCTTCACAGAGTCTGTGCTCTCTCCAAAATTAATTGGCCCCTCCAATGAAGACATCACAGTCGTCCGTGTTGAAGTGAAAGGAATTAAAAAGGGTGTTCCTACAAAGCATTCATGGGAACTAGTTGATTTTTATGATCATGGAAGAGGAATAACATCAATGGCCAAGACAACCGCATTGCCTGCAACAGTAGCCGCAAAATGGATTCTTCAAGGGAAAATTAATGAAACTGGCATTATGCCGCTGGAAAACTTAATCATTAATGAACGTTTTCAACCATTTGTAGATGAACTAAATGAGTTAGGTATCCAAATAAAATACAATGCAGTTGTAGAGTCTCTCGCTTAA
- a CDS encoding DUF485 domain-containing protein yields the protein MTVKMKKSETTVERERRLMTDGLLDYERLIETAEFKQLVKKKKNFFRPYVIAFFAIYLMLPILTGYTSILEARAIGWMTWTWVYAFGMFVMVWVLTQIYVKKAREFDKDVEQLLGKHVQK from the coding sequence ATGACAGTGAAGATGAAGAAATCGGAGACAACTGTTGAGCGGGAGAGGCGGCTAATGACAGATGGTCTGCTCGATTATGAACGGCTCATCGAAACAGCGGAGTTCAAGCAATTGGTCAAAAAGAAGAAAAACTTTTTCCGACCTTATGTCATCGCTTTTTTTGCAATCTATTTGATGCTTCCAATATTGACGGGATATACGTCAATCCTTGAAGCGCGGGCGATCGGCTGGATGACGTGGACGTGGGTCTATGCTTTTGGCATGTTCGTCATGGTTTGGGTTCTTACACAGATTTATGTAAAAAAGGCTAGAGAATTCGATAAAGACGTCGAGCAATTGCTCGGAAAACACGTCCAGAAATAA
- a CDS encoding S-ribosylhomocysteine lyase, protein MSTKEKKMNVESFNLDHTKVKAPFVRLAGVKEGINGDVIRKYDIRFCQPNKEHLEMPAIHSLEHMMAEFSRNHSDRIVDISPMGCQTGYYLALINHDDYEGVLDILEKTLNDVLAADEVPACNEVQCGWAASHSLEGAKDAAKKMLEKRDEWTTVFE, encoded by the coding sequence ATGTCGACGAAAGAAAAGAAGATGAATGTGGAAAGCTTCAATTTGGACCATACAAAAGTGAAAGCGCCGTTTGTGCGTCTTGCCGGGGTGAAGGAAGGGATCAATGGCGACGTCATCCGGAAATACGACATCCGTTTTTGCCAGCCGAATAAGGAACATCTTGAAATGCCTGCGATTCATTCATTGGAGCATATGATGGCAGAGTTCAGCAGGAACCATTCGGACAGAATCGTAGACATTAGTCCGATGGGATGCCAGACAGGATATTATTTGGCACTCATCAACCACGATGATTACGAAGGCGTGCTCGACATATTGGAGAAGACATTGAATGATGTCTTGGCTGCCGACGAAGTGCCTGCTTGCAATGAAGTCCAATGCGGATGGGCCGCGAGCCATAGCCTTGAAGGCGCGAAGGATGCGGCGAAAAAGATGTTGGAAAAACGGGACGAGTGGACGACGGTTTTTGAATAA
- a CDS encoding ABC transporter ATP-binding protein, which produces MIRFDRVTKSYDNQTLVVDSVNLEVAKGEFFVLIGPSGCGKTTTLKMINRLIPLTDGTIWIDGRKVSEYPIHELRWRIGYVLQQIALFPHMTIEENIAIVPELKNWNKSRIHNRVTELLEMVGLNPDTYRHRKPHELSGGQQQRVGVVRALAADPDIVLMDEPFSALDPISRGKLQDDLVRLQRSIQKTIVFVTHDIQEALKLGDRICIMKDGKIEQLGTPDEITLTPATPFVRKFIQSGRTKTFVLAEHIEPISASMEQLPVLSINARWDEVLHALSQSDRAAIQQEGEPIGTISRKTVIAYLANGQEGGRVAHG; this is translated from the coding sequence ATGATACGTTTTGACCGTGTAACAAAATCGTATGATAATCAAACGCTCGTCGTTGATTCTGTCAATTTAGAGGTTGCCAAAGGGGAATTTTTTGTGCTGATTGGGCCGAGCGGTTGCGGCAAAACAACAACGTTAAAAATGATCAATCGCCTCATTCCGCTGACGGACGGGACGATTTGGATCGACGGCAGGAAGGTCAGTGAGTACCCCATCCATGAATTGCGGTGGCGGATCGGGTATGTGTTGCAGCAAATCGCATTGTTCCCGCATATGACGATCGAGGAAAACATTGCAATCGTCCCGGAGCTGAAAAATTGGAATAAAAGCCGGATCCATAACCGCGTGACGGAACTTCTAGAAATGGTAGGACTCAATCCGGATACATACCGGCACCGGAAGCCTCATGAACTCTCCGGCGGCCAGCAGCAGCGGGTCGGCGTCGTCCGGGCACTTGCCGCAGATCCCGATATCGTTTTAATGGACGAGCCGTTCAGCGCGCTTGATCCGATCAGCAGGGGGAAGTTGCAAGATGACTTGGTGCGGTTGCAACGGTCCATTCAGAAAACGATTGTATTCGTCACCCACGACATTCAAGAAGCATTGAAGCTTGGTGACCGGATTTGCATTATGAAGGATGGCAAAATCGAACAGCTCGGCACTCCGGATGAAATAACGTTGACCCCTGCCACCCCATTCGTCCGGAAATTCATCCAGAGCGGAAGAACGAAAACGTTCGTTTTAGCTGAACATATCGAACCGATTTCGGCATCCATGGAACAATTGCCCGTATTGTCCATCAACGCCAGGTGGGATGAAGTGCTACATGCTCTATCCCAATCAGATCGAGCCGCCATCCAGCAAGAAGGCGAACCGATCGGCACCATTTCAAGAAAGACGGTTATCGCCTATTTGGCAAACGGGCAAGAAGGAGGAAGAGTAGCACATGGGTGA
- a CDS encoding DUF2500 domain-containing protein gives MGFSPFDDFMFSAVPIFIFVIFVIVIGGIIFTLVKGAGQWSSNNSSPRLTVPAQVKTKRTNTSGGSGNSSAHTSYYVTFQVESGDRMELKMSGSEYGMLAEDDLGLLTFQGTRYLGFDRNGTTE, from the coding sequence ATGGGCTTTTCCCCGTTCGACGATTTTATGTTTAGTGCTGTGCCGATCTTTATTTTCGTCATTTTTGTTATTGTGATCGGCGGAATAATTTTTACGCTCGTTAAAGGTGCCGGTCAATGGTCCTCCAATAATAGCTCGCCGCGCCTGACGGTTCCTGCCCAAGTGAAAACGAAGCGGACAAACACATCGGGCGGCAGCGGCAATTCTTCTGCCCACACGTCTTACTACGTCACGTTCCAAGTGGAAAGCGGCGACCGGATGGAGTTGAAGATGTCCGGAAGTGAGTACGGCATGTTAGCTGAAGACGACCTCGGCCTCCTCACCTTTCAAGGCACGCGTTATCTAGGATTTGACCGAAACGGCACAACAGAGTAA
- a CDS encoding cation acetate symporter: protein MSFWSYSIFFAVIALTLYITYWAAKQTRTASEFYTAGGSLTGWQNGMAIAGDYLSAASFLGIAGAISLNGFDGFYYSVGWLTAYLVVLFLIAEPLRNLGKYTMADMIGSRFGAKKVRGAAALNTITIVLFYMLAQLVGAGALIKLLFGIEYWISVLIVGVMMMIYVLFGGMTATSWVQIIKAILLMVGTIVISFLVLMKFNFNFVGMFDLMRNATPHGESFLHSGVVYKDPIGLISVLLALVLGTAGLPHILMRFFTVKDAKTARSSVVYAVWIIGIFYVMTIFLGFGAAKFVGRDAIVAENAAGNMAAPMLAGVLGGDMLESFVAAVAFATILAVVAGLVLSGASAIAHDIYAEIIKKGKVTEKQQVRAARLAAIGVSVVSILLALGSEKLNVAFLVSLAFCIAASANVPTILFTIYWRKFNTTGAVASMLTGLITALILVAVSPNVINPVEGAAFFVGEPLFPFVNPAIISIPAGFLAAVIGTHLGAKRAEAAEIAYAEVRFKAETGYRGAEG from the coding sequence ATGAGTTTTTGGTCCTATTCAATCTTTTTTGCAGTTATCGCTTTGACGCTTTACATCACCTATTGGGCAGCTAAACAAACGCGCACGGCTAGTGAGTTTTATACGGCCGGCGGTTCGTTGACGGGATGGCAGAACGGAATGGCCATTGCAGGGGACTATTTATCGGCCGCGTCGTTCCTAGGGATCGCTGGAGCCATTTCACTGAATGGCTTTGATGGTTTCTATTACAGCGTCGGCTGGTTGACTGCTTATCTTGTTGTTCTCTTTTTAATCGCGGAACCGCTTCGGAACCTTGGAAAGTACACGATGGCCGATATGATCGGATCACGGTTCGGAGCAAAGAAAGTCCGTGGGGCTGCAGCACTCAATACGATTACAATCGTCCTTTTCTATATGCTCGCTCAACTTGTCGGCGCAGGTGCGCTCATTAAACTGCTATTCGGCATCGAGTACTGGATTTCCGTCCTCATCGTCGGTGTCATGATGATGATCTATGTTTTATTCGGCGGAATGACTGCTACGAGCTGGGTGCAGATCATCAAAGCGATACTGCTCATGGTTGGGACAATCGTTATTTCTTTCCTTGTCCTTATGAAATTCAATTTTAATTTCGTCGGCATGTTCGATCTCATGCGGAATGCGACGCCACACGGAGAGTCATTCCTACATTCCGGTGTTGTCTATAAAGATCCGATCGGCCTTATTTCCGTGCTTCTCGCACTCGTTCTTGGAACCGCGGGTCTGCCACACATCCTTATGCGTTTCTTTACGGTAAAAGACGCAAAAACGGCGCGTTCTTCCGTCGTGTACGCAGTGTGGATCATCGGGATTTTCTATGTTATGACGATTTTCCTCGGATTTGGTGCCGCCAAATTCGTCGGCAGGGACGCTATCGTCGCGGAAAACGCGGCGGGCAATATGGCAGCTCCTATGCTTGCCGGGGTGCTCGGTGGGGATATGCTTGAATCATTCGTCGCCGCCGTTGCGTTTGCCACAATTCTCGCAGTCGTTGCAGGGCTCGTGCTGTCCGGCGCGTCGGCAATCGCACATGATATTTACGCAGAAATCATCAAAAAAGGAAAAGTGACGGAAAAGCAGCAAGTCAGAGCAGCGCGTCTTGCTGCAATCGGGGTATCCGTCGTTTCTATCTTGCTTGCACTTGGATCGGAAAAACTCAATGTCGCGTTCCTCGTGTCGCTCGCATTCTGTATCGCCGCGTCCGCGAACGTTCCGACAATCCTGTTCACGATCTACTGGCGCAAATTTAATACGACAGGCGCGGTTGCCTCCATGCTGACAGGGCTCATCACCGCCCTCATTCTCGTCGCGGTCAGCCCGAACGTCATCAACCCGGTCGAAGGAGCTGCATTCTTCGTCGGTGAACCGCTCTTCCCGTTCGTCAATCCGGCGATCATCTCCATTCCAGCCGGGTTCCTTGCAGCCGTCATCGGCACTCACTTAGGAGCAAAACGTGCGGAAGCCGCAGAAATCGCCTATGCGGAAGTCCGTTTCAAAGCGGAGACAGGCTATCGCGGAGCGGAAGGCTAA
- the opuFB gene encoding osmoprotectant update ABC transporter permease/substrate-binding subunit OpuFB (The ABC transporter OpuF is widely distributed in Bacillus species other than B. subtilis. OpuFA is the ATP-binding subunit, while OpuFB is a fusion of permease and substrate-binding subunits.), with protein MGDFVNVFQDRKGELALALLEHIQISLIALFFAILISIPVGIYLTTRQRIAETVIGTSAVLQTIPSLALLGLLIPLFGIGKIPAIIALVAYALLPILRNTYTGIKGIDPSLIEAATAMGMNRWKRLSKVELPLAMPVIMAGIRTSMVLIVGTATLAALIGAGGLGDLILLGIDRNSPSLIVLGAIPAALLALSFDLLLRKFEGLSFRQASIALTAFFVAAILIIVLPLFPASNDKQIVIGAKLGAEPEILINMYKLLIEDETDLSVELKPGLGKTSFVFNALQSGSIDMYPEFTGTALSEFLKETAVSNDRNEVYEQARQGFAEQFDLVLLPPMEYNNTYTIAVSKTFEEQYGVKTISDLVAVQSAVKAGFTLEFNDREDGYRGIRSLYGIDFPSVQTMEPKLRYQAIRSGDINLLDAYSTDSELQQYELTVLQDDKELFPPYQGAPLLRKETLETYPELEEILNRLAGKVTDDEMRDMNYKVNAEGEKPEDVARQFLRDAGLLE; from the coding sequence ATGGGTGATTTCGTAAATGTTTTTCAAGATCGGAAAGGCGAATTGGCGTTGGCGTTACTAGAACACATCCAAATTTCGCTCATCGCCCTCTTCTTCGCCATCCTCATATCGATTCCGGTCGGCATCTATTTGACAACCCGGCAACGGATTGCAGAAACAGTCATTGGGACCAGTGCCGTACTGCAGACGATTCCGTCACTCGCTTTGCTCGGGCTGCTGATCCCGTTGTTCGGCATCGGCAAAATCCCTGCCATCATCGCACTCGTTGCGTATGCATTGCTGCCGATTTTGCGCAACACGTATACCGGCATCAAGGGAATCGACCCTTCCTTGATCGAGGCGGCGACCGCGATGGGAATGAACCGATGGAAGCGCCTTTCAAAAGTCGAACTGCCTCTCGCCATGCCGGTAATCATGGCAGGCATCCGCACATCGATGGTCCTAATCGTAGGAACCGCCACACTTGCTGCACTGATTGGCGCTGGCGGTCTCGGGGATCTCATCTTGCTCGGCATCGACCGGAACAGCCCTTCGCTCATCGTGCTCGGCGCAATTCCTGCCGCACTTCTGGCCCTGTCATTCGACTTGTTGTTGAGAAAATTCGAGGGGCTGTCGTTCCGGCAAGCTTCCATTGCACTGACGGCGTTTTTCGTCGCGGCCATACTCATCATCGTCCTGCCCCTCTTCCCTGCAAGCAATGACAAACAGATTGTCATCGGCGCCAAATTAGGGGCAGAACCCGAAATATTAATTAACATGTACAAGCTTCTCATTGAAGATGAGACGGACCTGTCCGTCGAACTGAAACCTGGACTCGGCAAAACATCGTTCGTCTTCAACGCGCTACAATCAGGGAGCATCGACATGTATCCTGAGTTCACAGGGACGGCGCTGTCGGAGTTCTTAAAAGAGACTGCAGTCAGCAATGACCGGAACGAAGTATACGAGCAGGCGCGACAAGGGTTTGCCGAACAATTCGATCTCGTCCTCCTGCCGCCGATGGAGTATAACAATACATACACGATTGCGGTATCCAAAACATTCGAGGAACAGTACGGCGTCAAAACAATTTCCGATCTCGTCGCAGTCCAATCTGCCGTAAAAGCCGGATTCACCCTCGAATTCAACGACCGCGAAGACGGATACCGCGGCATCCGCAGCTTGTACGGAATCGACTTCCCTTCCGTCCAAACGATGGAGCCGAAACTCCGCTACCAGGCAATCCGATCCGGGGACATTAACCTGTTGGATGCCTATTCGACGGACAGCGAACTGCAACAATATGAACTGACCGTCTTACAAGATGACAAAGAACTGTTCCCGCCTTACCAAGGAGCACCTCTCCTACGGAAAGAAACGCTCGAAACCTATCCCGAACTCGAGGAGATCTTGAACCGGCTCGCCGGCAAAGTGACAGACGACGAAATGCGGGACATGAACTACAAGGTGAACGCAGAAGGTGAAAAACCGGAGGACGTTGCACGCCAGTTTTTACGGGACGCGGGTTTATTGGAATAA
- a CDS encoding Bax inhibitor-1/YccA family protein: MRSANPSLGENTFKGLRTENGMSMTIQGTVNKTFILFLLLCVTAVFTWHQHFSGNDVQAWLWIGLLGGFVVALITIFVKRAAPYTAPLYALLEGLAIGGISAMFESQFEGITTQAILLTLGTLFSLLFAYRSGLIKVTENFKLGVVAATGAIFFVYIADFILRFFRMEVPFIHETGVVGILISVAIVVVAALNLVLDFDFIEKGAEQRAPKYMEWYGAFGLMVTLIWLYFEILRLLSKIRSNR, from the coding sequence ATGAGGTCAGCCAACCCAAGCTTAGGGGAAAACACCTTTAAAGGTTTACGGACAGAAAATGGAATGTCGATGACCATTCAAGGAACGGTGAACAAGACGTTCATCCTGTTCCTCTTGTTGTGTGTAACGGCAGTCTTCACTTGGCATCAGCATTTTTCAGGGAATGACGTTCAAGCGTGGCTGTGGATCGGTCTCCTCGGTGGTTTCGTCGTAGCCCTCATTACTATTTTTGTGAAAAGGGCAGCTCCTTACACTGCTCCGCTATATGCACTGTTGGAAGGTCTAGCTATCGGAGGGATTTCCGCTATGTTCGAATCCCAATTTGAAGGGATTACGACACAGGCAATCCTGTTGACACTCGGAACGTTATTCTCACTTCTGTTTGCGTATCGTTCAGGTTTGATCAAAGTGACCGAAAACTTCAAGCTCGGCGTCGTAGCCGCGACCGGTGCAATATTTTTCGTTTATATCGCGGATTTCATCCTTCGTTTCTTCAGAATGGAAGTCCCTTTCATCCACGAGACAGGAGTTGTCGGCATTCTCATTTCCGTCGCCATTGTCGTCGTCGCCGCGCTGAACCTCGTCCTTGATTTTGATTTCATTGAAAAAGGAGCGGAACAACGAGCGCCGAAGTATATGGAATGGTACGGCGCATTCGGCTTAATGGTCACATTAATATGGTTGTATTTTGAAATTTTAAGGCTTCTATCTAAAATAAGAAGCAATCGATAA
- a CDS encoding GntR family transcriptional regulator codes for MKKSSIEKTVYFRLRNAILKRQIAPGTQLVELTISKELDVSRTPIRNAIKLLSEEGMVDMIPNRGAFVANPTKSEVEQAYQLRLELELMAIRASLHKLDEEDFEEMCACMQEEKLALEAKDMDRYLKANKSFHMVAVKKAGNAFLAEFLGILMNKIDIYLMLFDSFFDDSPSTLRGPCEHLSIVEAMRGKRMEELERLVRIHVEHALESLRDQVREYKMPNELFKEL; via the coding sequence TTGAAAAAATCTTCAATTGAGAAGACGGTTTATTTCCGATTGCGGAACGCCATTTTGAAAAGACAGATTGCGCCCGGCACCCAACTGGTTGAACTGACAATATCGAAGGAACTGGATGTAAGTCGGACTCCAATTAGAAATGCGATTAAACTACTTTCTGAAGAAGGGATGGTGGATATGATCCCCAATAGGGGCGCATTTGTTGCCAATCCTACAAAAAGTGAAGTTGAGCAGGCATACCAGCTCCGGTTAGAATTGGAATTGATGGCTATCCGCGCTTCATTGCACAAGTTGGATGAAGAAGATTTTGAAGAGATGTGTGCCTGTATGCAAGAAGAAAAACTAGCTCTAGAAGCAAAAGACATGGACCGTTATTTAAAGGCGAATAAAAGCTTCCACATGGTAGCTGTCAAGAAAGCTGGTAATGCCTTTCTGGCAGAATTCCTGGGGATCTTAATGAATAAAATTGATATTTATCTAATGTTATTTGATAGCTTTTTCGATGATTCCCCTTCAACGCTGAGAGGACCATGCGAGCACCTGTCAATAGTTGAAGCGATGAGAGGCAAGAGGATGGAAGAGCTTGAAAGATTGGTCCGGATTCACGTTGAGCATGCTCTAGAAAGTCTTCGCGACCAGGTGAGGGAATACAAAATGCCTAATGAATTGTTTAAGGAATTATAA
- a CDS encoding VOC family protein produces MKLGAFSVSLNVKDIHQSKAFYENLGFQSFGGDIDQNWLIMKNEDTIIGLFQGMFEKNILTFNPGWNQNAENLDSFTDVRDLQKELKEKGVQLLTEADEDSVGVAHFTLEDPDGNLILVDQHVNRP; encoded by the coding sequence ATGAAACTAGGAGCATTCTCTGTAAGTCTCAATGTCAAAGACATTCATCAATCGAAAGCATTTTACGAAAACCTTGGATTTCAATCGTTTGGAGGAGACATTGACCAAAACTGGCTCATTATGAAAAATGAAGATACCATTATCGGCCTCTTCCAAGGGATGTTCGAGAAAAACATTCTCACATTTAATCCAGGCTGGAATCAAAATGCCGAAAATCTCGATTCATTTACGGATGTGAGAGATCTTCAAAAGGAACTGAAAGAGAAAGGCGTTCAACTGCTGACCGAGGCGGATGAAGATAGTGTCGGGGTTGCGCATTTCACTCTTGAAGATCCGGATGGGAATCTTATTCTTGTAGACCAACATGTAAATCGCCCATGA